The proteins below come from a single Cololabis saira isolate AMF1-May2022 chromosome 2, fColSai1.1, whole genome shotgun sequence genomic window:
- the wt1b gene encoding WT1 transcription factor b, translating into MLTEPYGAMSVGSDLCDLTLLPPAPPVAGCGMSVGGGQWTQLLDLHPGSPYGSLNSHHSLIKQEPGWGSPDPLEDPHCGLGAFTVHFSGQFSGSGPCRVSAFGEPTASQTRMFSNGAYLPGCVDSSPAPRNQGYGSVGFDSNPSYGHTPSHHTPQLSSLSFKHEDALSLPNNIVDQQCPANTMFSCYSPPESCPSSQALLLRNYNSDNLYQMASQLECVTWNQMNSLASSIKSHATSYDSDPTAPTPPMLVSAQYHIHTHGVVRGLQDIRQVPALTPPAVKSSEASEKRPFVCAYPGCSKRYFKLSHLQMHGRKHTGEKPYQCDVTECGRRFSRSDQLKRHQRRHTGVKPFQCETCQRKFSRSDHLKTHTRTHTGKTSEKPFTCRWSNCQKKFARSDELVRHHSMHQRNLTKLQPAI; encoded by the exons ATGCTGACTGAACCGTATGGAGCCATGTCGGTGGGGTCAGACCTGTGTGACCTGACCCTCTTACCACCAGCGCCTCCCGTTGCCGGCTGTGGGATGTCTGTTGGCGGTGGCCAGTGGACCCAACTGCTGGACCTTCACCCCGGCTCTCCGTACGGCTCCCTGAACTCCCACCACTCCCTGATCAAGCAGGAGCCGGGCTGGGGGTCCCCCGACCCCTTGGAGGATCCTCACTGTGGACTCGGGGCCTTCACGGTGCACTTCTCCGGCCAGTTCTCAGGTTCAGGTCCCTGTCGGGTCAGCGCCTTCGGGGAGCCGACAGCAAGTCAGACACGGATGTTTTCCAACGGAGCCTACCTACCTGGCTGTGTGGACAGCTCCCCTGCACCCAGGAACCAGG GTTATGGATCGGTGGGTTTCGACAGCAACCCCAGTTACGGTCACACACCATCTCACCATACCCCTCAGCTCTCCAGCCTCTCATTCAAGCACGAGGACGCGCTGTCACTGCCAAACAACATAG TGGACCAACAGTGCCCGGCCAATACCATGTTTAGCTGCTACAGTCCGCCAGAATCCTGCCCGAGCAGCCAGGCGCTGCTGCTGAGAAACTACAACAG TGATAACCTGTACCAAATGGCATCTCAGCTGGAGTGCGTCACATGGAACCAGATGAATTCCCTCGCATCATCCATTAAGAG CCATGCAACCAGCTACGACAGTGACCCCACGGCCCCGACCCCACCCATGCTTGTAAGCGCCCAgtaccacatacacacacatggtgTGGTCAGGGGACTCCAG GATATCAGACAGGTACCTGCTCTAACTCCTCCAGCTGTGAAGTCCTCAGAAGCCAGTGAGAAGCGTCCTTTTGTGTGTGCTTATCCTGGCTGCAGCAAGAGATATTTCAAACTGTCACATCTGCAGATGCACGGCAGGAAACACACAG GGGAGAAGCCTTACCAGTGCGATGTCACAGAATGTGGCCGCAGATTCTCTCGCTCAGACCAGTTAAAGAGACACCAGCGCAGGCACACAG GAGTGAAGCCCTTTCAGTGTGAGACGTGTCAGAGAAAGTTCTCACGGTCAGATCATCTTAAGACGCACACTCGGACTCATACAGGTAAAACAA GTGAGAAGCCCTTTACCTGCCGCTGGTCCAACTGTCAGAAGAAGTTTGCCCGCTCTGACGAGCTGGTGCGCCACCACAGCATGCACCAGAGGAACCTGACCAAGCTGCAGCCTGCCATCTGA